The Rhopalosiphum maidis isolate BTI-1 chromosome 1, ASM367621v3, whole genome shotgun sequence genome has a segment encoding these proteins:
- the LOC113561237 gene encoding acetyl-coenzyme A transporter 1-like has protein sequence MTTSTKYGNKHHKYVVTNVSISDKPDLNGDWLNIFILLLLYTIQGLQLGLTSAIPIILQSNKNVSYQDQAVFSLVMWPYTLKLLWAPLVDAVYIKKIGRRKSWLVPVQFIMGSFFFYIANDINNLLPETGKPNIEKLVCVFFIATFLVATQDIVVDGWALTMLKKNNVGYASMCNTTGLAIGSMIGSVWFTLLTSKDFCNKYLRTTPDARGIVTMEQLLYIWGITFMSITTLIAIFKREKDCSLEDDHLKLNTLQNYRLLWDICKLPSIQIFAMALLTVKIGFAATDSVSPLKLIDAGVSKDDMMIINTSMFVAKIILPLTIARHTSGPKPMSLYLKATLVKLLWNIVFIMLIYYTPKLIKVNGIIKIPTYYYVILVIILTIQEMLNYTMFVALLAFYSRISDPRFGGTYMTLLNTLSNFGNAWSTFAVLRVVDLLTFRECSFDSKNDCSTLDLQNTCKTEGGDCVVTVNGYYIEMVVCTILGILWYGIFKNILKNLQTKCPSKWLVNYVKQPITKNSKNVFTVTVT, from the exons ATGACTACATCAACAAAATATGGAAATAAACACCACAAATATGTTGTGACAAACGTTTCGATTTCGGACAAACCAGATTTAAATGGAGATTGGTTGAACattttcatattgttattGCTGTATACAATACAAGGGTTGCAATTGGGCCTAACTAGTGCTATACCGATAATTTTGCaaagtaataaaaacgtttctTACCAAGATCAG GCTGTATTTAGTTTAGTAATGTGGCCATACACTTTGAAACTTTTATGGGCTCCTTTAGTGGACGCAGTCTACATAAAAAAGATAGGAAGGCGAAAGTCTTGGCTCGTACCAGTGCAATTTATTATGG gATCATTCTTCTTCTACATAGCCAATGACATCAATAACTTGTTGCCCGAAACCGGAAAACCGAACATAGAGAAACTAGTGTGCGTGTTTTTTATTGCTACCTTCTTGGTGGCCACGCAGGATATAGTTGTTGACGGTTGGGCACTCACGATGCTAAAAAA AAATAACGTGGGATACGCGTCCATGTGCAATACAACGGGATTGGCAATCGGTTCGATGATAGGTTCTGTGTGGTTCACTCTGTTGACGTCTAAAGACTTCTGCAACAAATACTTGCGGACAACGCCTGATGCGAGAGGAATAGTTACCATGGAAC aattattatacatttgggGCATTACATTTATGTCTATCACGACATTGATTGCTATATTCAAAAGAGAAAAGGATTGTTCATTAGAAGATGACCATTTAAAGCTCAACACTCTTCAAAACTATCGTCTACTGTGGGACATCTGCAAACTACCTAGTATCCAAATATTTGCCATGGCATTGTTGACGGTGaag ATTGGATTTGCTGCAACCGATAGTGTGTCGCCTTTAAAACTGATTGACGCAGGTGTATCAAAAGACGAcatgatgataataaatacatccATGTTCGTagcgaaaattatattacctctCACTATTGCAAGACATACTTCTGGTCCAAAACCAATGAGTCTATACTTAAAAGCTACTTTAGTcaa ATTACTTtggaatattgtatttattatgctaatttactatacaccaaaattgataaaagtgaatggtataataaaaattccaaCTTATTACTACGtgatattagtaattatattaacaatacaaGAA atgctaaattatactatgtttGTGGCTTTATTAGCTTTTTACTCTCGGATAAGTGACCCTCGTTTTGGTGGTACTTACATGACCTTATTGAATACTCTCTCAAATTTTGGAAATGCATGGTCAACTTTCGCGGTACTTAGAGTGGTCGATTTGCTTACATTCAGAGAATGTTCATTTGATTCCAAGAATGATTGTTCTACGCTTGATCTCCAAAAC acgtGTAAAACAGAAGGAGGTGACTGTGTTGTAACAGTGAATGGATATTACATTGAAATGGTAGTGTGTACTATACTTGGAATCTTGTGGTAtggtattttcaaaaatattctcaaaaaTCTTCAAACAAAATGCCCATCTAAGTGGTTGGTTAACTATGTGAAACAaccaattacaaaaaatagcaaaaatgtatttaccgtTACTgtaacataa